One Azospirillum sp. B510 genomic window carries:
- a CDS encoding division/cell wall cluster transcriptional repressor MraZ translates to MSIPAQFRQSLAKTSAPNTVYLWPSLNHQALEGADQDYLDVLSESLESPDLDADERDMIETFIFGKLIPVSSDAEGRIVLPRELAEFAGITEEAAFIGRRKTFQIWEPEALKAHEAALREQVVRKDISLSQIVAKASRGAASRSGEGA, encoded by the coding sequence GTGTCCATCCCGGCACAGTTCAGGCAGTCGCTTGCCAAGACGTCGGCCCCCAACACCGTCTATCTCTGGCCCTCGCTGAACCACCAGGCGCTGGAAGGCGCCGACCAGGACTATCTCGACGTCCTCTCCGAAAGCCTCGAATCCCCCGACCTCGATGCCGACGAGCGCGACATGATCGAGACCTTCATCTTCGGAAAGCTGATCCCCGTCTCCTCCGACGCCGAAGGCCGCATCGTCCTGCCCAGGGAGCTGGCGGAGTTCGCCGGCATCACCGAGGAGGCCGCCTTCATCGGCCGCCGCAAGACCTTCCAGATCTGGGAACCCGAAGCCCTCAAGGCCCATGAGGCGGCCCTGCGCGAGCAGGTCGTGCGCAAGGACATCTCGCTGAGCCAGATCGTCGCCAAGGCGTCCCGCGGCGCCGCCAGCCGGAGCGGGGAGGGCGCCTGA
- the rsmH gene encoding 16S rRNA (cytosine(1402)-N(4))-methyltransferase RsmH: protein MTDPRIHIPVLLDEVIAALAPRDGALYVDGTFGAGGYSRALLRSASCRVIGIDRDPAAIERGRVLAQEFPGRLDVIEGRFGDMDQLLARHGVDRVDGVALDVGVSSPQIDEPERGFSFRFDGPLDMRMGRDGPTAADVVNGADEGELADILYHLGEERMARRVARAIVAARREAPIERTARLADIIRSVVPKGKGDGIDPATRSFQALRIHVNDELGELRRGLSAAESLLAPGGRLAVVSFHSLEDREVKAFLRERSSPPPSPSRHTPVTAVAAHHPSFRLLSRKPVDPSEAEARNNPRARSARLRAAERTEAPAFPAPGKEAA, encoded by the coding sequence ATGACCGACCCCCGCATCCATATCCCCGTCCTGCTGGACGAGGTGATCGCCGCGCTCGCCCCGCGTGACGGCGCCCTTTACGTCGATGGCACCTTCGGCGCCGGCGGCTACAGCCGCGCCCTGCTGCGATCGGCGTCCTGCCGGGTGATCGGCATCGACCGCGACCCCGCCGCGATCGAACGCGGCCGCGTCCTCGCCCAGGAGTTTCCGGGCCGCCTCGACGTGATCGAAGGCCGCTTCGGCGACATGGACCAACTGCTGGCCCGGCATGGCGTCGACAGGGTGGATGGCGTGGCGCTCGACGTCGGCGTCTCCTCTCCGCAGATCGACGAGCCGGAACGCGGTTTCTCCTTCCGTTTCGACGGCCCGCTCGACATGCGGATGGGACGGGATGGGCCGACCGCCGCCGACGTGGTCAACGGCGCCGATGAGGGCGAACTGGCCGACATCCTCTACCACCTGGGCGAGGAGCGGATGGCGCGCCGGGTCGCCCGCGCCATCGTCGCCGCCCGCCGCGAGGCGCCGATCGAGCGCACGGCGCGGCTGGCCGACATCATCCGTTCGGTGGTGCCGAAGGGGAAGGGCGACGGGATCGATCCCGCCACCCGCAGCTTCCAGGCGTTGCGCATCCATGTGAACGACGAGCTGGGCGAATTGCGGCGCGGCCTGTCCGCCGCCGAATCGCTGCTGGCGCCCGGCGGGCGTCTCGCCGTCGTCTCCTTCCATTCGCTGGAGGACCGCGAGGTCAAGGCGTTCCTGCGGGAACGCTCCTCGCCGCCGCCCTCCCCGTCCCGCCATACGCCCGTGACCGCGGTCGCGGCGCACCACCCCTCCTTCCGCCTGCTCTCCCGGAAACCCGTGGACCCGAGCGAGGCCGAAGCCCGCAACAACCCCCGCGCCCGGTCCGCCCGGTTGCGCGCGGCTGAACGTACCGAGGCGCCAGCGTTCCCGGCGCCCGGCAAGGAGGCAGCATGA
- a CDS encoding cell division protein FtsL has translation MKGKTWLFWGGLIAVAGGVLFQTSYDVQDLEEKLAGLNRKIIQEQESIQVLKAEWSYLNDPTKLEQMAQAYLALQPTEPRQYLAMDVIPMRPADAVPPPAPALPGVAPPPPMARAPGTGAAQVAAARAPANNKAAAGLVPVSAPAGLPGGLPPGAAKPLPMDKALERAPVIVPASLPASGSLSDPSRASRIKPDALMPGSARAPADKPADRAAGKLAPNVPTSPNRPTELAARPTPSAPAPAKAGTVTAQQPYQPKPTDSLGLLVARLGANR, from the coding sequence ATGAAAGGCAAGACCTGGCTGTTCTGGGGCGGCCTGATCGCGGTCGCCGGAGGCGTGCTGTTCCAGACCAGCTACGACGTCCAGGATCTCGAGGAGAAGCTTGCCGGGCTGAACCGCAAGATCATCCAGGAACAGGAGTCCATCCAGGTCCTGAAGGCCGAATGGAGCTACCTGAACGACCCGACCAAGCTGGAACAGATGGCCCAGGCCTATCTGGCGTTGCAGCCGACCGAGCCGCGCCAGTATCTGGCGATGGACGTGATTCCGATGCGTCCGGCCGACGCCGTCCCGCCGCCGGCCCCCGCCCTGCCCGGCGTCGCCCCGCCGCCGCCGATGGCGCGCGCGCCGGGCACCGGCGCGGCGCAGGTCGCCGCCGCCCGCGCCCCGGCCAACAACAAGGCCGCGGCCGGACTTGTTCCGGTCAGCGCCCCGGCCGGACTCCCCGGCGGGCTCCCGCCCGGCGCGGCGAAGCCGCTGCCGATGGACAAGGCGCTGGAACGCGCGCCCGTCATCGTGCCGGCGTCGCTGCCCGCCTCCGGGTCGCTCTCCGACCCGTCCCGCGCCAGCCGGATCAAGCCCGACGCCCTGATGCCCGGCTCCGCCCGCGCGCCGGCCGACAAGCCCGCCGACCGCGCCGCCGGCAAGCTGGCTCCCAACGTCCCGACCTCGCCCAACCGCCCGACCGAACTGGCCGCCCGACCGACCCCGTCAGCCCCAGCACCGGCGAAGGCCGGCACCGTGACCGCCCAGCAGCCCTACCAGCCCAAGCCGACCGACAGCCTCGGGCTGCTCGTCGCGCGCCTGGGGGCCAATCGATGA